CAAATATGTCGTGGCTTTGAATAAAATCACCAAGGATCGCTACTTGCCCACAGGCCCTGAACTGACCCAGTCTGCTCAGCTGATCGATATCACGGGTCAGAAAATGAATCTTTTGTTGGATTTCCCAACCATTGGAGAACCCCACTATGCGCAAGCCATGCCGGCTGCAAAAATTGTCGAACGCCAGAAAAAGATTTATAAGCTTGAAGACAACCAACACCCTTACGCGATTAAATCTGAAAAAGAGACCAAAATCGAGCGCAAAGGCAACGAAGTGCATGTCCGCATGAGTACGATTCGTTCTCACTTTTCTCCCGATAATATTGAAGGGATCAAAGAGGGGGATACGGTTTTCTTCCATATCACCAATCTGGAACAGGATTGGGATGTGCCGCACGGATTCTCGGTCATGGGCAATGAAAATGCCGAATTGCTGATCATGCCAGGTGAAACCATGACGGCCACCTGGAAACCCAAGAAGAAGGGCATGTACCCCTTCTACTGTACAGATTTCTGTTCGGCACTTCACCAGGAAATGCAGGGGTATATCCGCGTTTCAGATAAAAATGCAAATCTGCCCCTCAAGTTTAGCTTGAGTGCCCCTCCCGGCACGAATTAGACTCTTGATTTAAGCAAAGAAGGCGGGGTGGGGCACTCTCCCCCGCCTTTGTAACTGAGAAAGTAGGCTGACAATGAATACGAAATTACATTTTTTTACCCGAATCTTGATGGGCATGATCTCTTTGGCTCTGGGTGCCGTTTTTACTCTGCCACTCTGGAAAATTCAATTGGAAGCCCCCCAATATCCTGAGGGGCTTTCGATGGGGATCTGGATCAACCGTCTGAGTGGGGATCTGAATACCATCAATGGCTTAAACCACTATATTGGCATGCAGGAAATTCACGCAGCTTCTTTTGCTGAGCTGCGCTTGATGCCCTATATGGTGGGTTTTTTTATTGTTCTGGGCTTGCTGACTGTTCTTTTGAACCGGCGTTTCCTGCTGACGCTTTGGTTTGGCCTCTTGGGGGGGGCTGGTGCAGTGGGGATCTGGGATTTTTGGCGCTGGACCTATGATTATGGTCATAACCTGAATCCCCATGCGGCGATTAAGGTTCCCGGCATGTCGTATCAACCCCCGGTATTTGGCAGTAAAACCCTTTTGAATTTCAAAGCCCATTCCTTTCCCGATCCCGGGGGGTGGATTCTGATTGGAGCGGGTCTGATCGTCTTTGCTTTGGTAGTTTTTGAGTGGCTACGCAAAAATCCACAGGCTCCACATAAAATCTCTGCGAAAGTACTCCAAACAGTTTTGAGTTTTGGTATGGTTTTGGGCTTGATGGCGTGTTCACCAAAAACAGAGCCCCTGCTTTATACCCAGGACAGTTGTCATTATTGCCGCATGACCTTGATGGATCCCAAATATGGGGCTGAGTTACTCACACAAAAGGGAAAAGCGTTTAAATACGATTCTGTGGAATGCCTGGCACATCATCTTCAAGCTGAACCGGGTTTGAAGGCTGAGATTCATTCCCTTTGGGTGATAGATTCAGAACAACCCGGCAATTTTTTAGCCGCTGAAAAAGCGAGCTATCTTCACAGCTTCAAATTGCCCAGCCCGATGGGGGGCTTTATGACGCCTACGCGCAGTACTGAAACTGCACAACTGCTGCAAAAATCGTTTCCGGGGGAAGTTCTGACCTGGGAACAGGCCTTGAAAGCCTTGAATCAAACCGCGAAAACAGGGAATGCTTCTCACTCTCCCGAGATGCTTTCTGATTTGGAGAAAGCGAAATTGGAGGCTAACCATGGAGATTCCTAGACAAGCGGGATTGGCAATCATCCTAATTTTGGGGCTGTATTCACTGCCTGCCCAGTCAAAGGTTCTGGAGGCCGGGCAAGGGCAAACCTATCCCCGTTTGCGTCAGGCCTTGGCGATTGCCCAACCAGGAGATGAGATTCGCCTGCATGCGGGTACTTATTTTGAAAATGAGTTGGAGATCAATCAACCGCTTAAATTGAGTGGAATTGATTTTCCCGTGATTGACGGGGGCGGAAAAGGGAATTTGCTCAAGATCACTGCCCCCGGAGTGACAGTTCAAGGTCTGACCTTGAGAAACTCGGGATTCAGTCATGTGCATGATTTGGCTGCGATTCGCTTGGAAGCAGCAGACAGTATTGTTCAAAACAACCGCATCGAAAATGCCCATTTTGGAATTTATCTTTCAGCAGCTGATCGCTCAAAAATTTCAGGCAACCAGGTGAATGGCAAGGCCTGGCGCGAATCGAATTCTGCCAATGCCATTCATGTTTGGAAAAGTGTAGATTTGATTTTAGAAAATAATCAGGTTTCAGGCCATCGCGATGGTTTTTATTTTGAGTTTGTCAAGAACAGTCTGATTCAAGGCAATACCAGTTCAGGCAATCTACGCTATGGGCTTCATTTTATGTTTTCAGATGGCAATACCTATCAACGCAATACCTTTTCCAAAAATGGGGCAGGGGTTGCTGTGATGTATACCCGGAATATCAAGATGAAAGAAAATCTATTCTTGGACAATTGGGGGCCAACATCCTATGGACTCTTGCTCAAAGATATCAATCAAAGTGAGATCGAAGACAATCGCTTTGAACACAATACCGTTGGCATTCATATGGAAGGCTCAAGTCGCCTGAAAATCAGGCACAATCAGATTCTAAACAATGGCTGGGCGGCTCGGGTACATGCCAATTGCAATGAGAATCAAATTGAATATAATCAATTTTCAGGCAATGCCTTTGATATCGCTACCAATGGTTCAGATTCAAGTCAAACAGGAAACAGTTTTCAACATAATTTTTGGGACAAATATACAGGCTATGATTTGAACCATGATGGGGTCGGCGATGTGCCCTATCATCCCGTCAGTATCTTTTCAAGATTGGTTGAGAAAGTGCCGCCTTCTTTGATTCTCCTGCGCAGTTTTCTTGTGCAGGTAATGGATTTGGCTGAACATGTAGCGCCTGTATTAACACCCAAAACCCTGGTGGACCCAACCCCTCAAATGCGGAGGGTGAAATGATTGAACTGAAGCAAATTTCAAAACGTTTTGGTCGCTTTCAGGCTTTAGATCGGGTTTCGCTCAAGGCAGCACCTGGAGAAGTGCTCGCAATTATGGGGCCCAATGGCTCCGGTAAATCGACACTGATGAAATCTTTGGTGGGGCTGGTCTTGCCTGACTCAGGCGAGATTCGTTTTAAAGACAGGTTGATACAGTCTAAAAGCTCATGGCGTCATCATTTGGGCTATATGCCTCAGATTGCCCGCTATCCTGAAAATTTAACGGTTGCCGAATTAATGGCGTTGATCAAAGATCTGCGTAGCCTGGAAGAAAGCTTGGATTTAGATCTGTTTCATGCTTTGGGGATAGAAGAAATGGAAGAAAAAAAATTGGGGGCTTTGTCGGGGGGAATGCGTCAAAAGGTCAACGCGACGCTGGCCTTTTTGTTTGCCCCTGATTTGCTGGTTTTGGATGAACCGACTGCCAGTTTGGATCCCCTTTCTTCAGAAACCCTCAAACAAAAAATCTTAAAACAGAAACAGGTGGGAAAATCTGTTCTGCTGAGTTCTCATCTCATCACGGAGGTAGAAGAGCTTGCGGATCGGCTGGTCTATCTGCTTGAGGGGAAAATCTGTTTTGATGACAGTCTTGAAAGTTTAAGAGCCCAAACGGGCCAAAACCGTTTGGGAGCAGCACTTGCAGAGTGGGTACGTGTACATGCTACTCAATAATAAACTTTTGAAATACGTGCTTTTTGATCTGCTGAGGAGCAAGGTGATGCTGGCCTACGCCTCTTTGTTGTTTGCGATGACCTTTGCACTTGCTTCGCTCAGTGCCGATCGGGCCCAAACGGCGATCAGCCTGCTCAATCTTGTGCTCTTGTTGGTTCCCCTGATCAGTCTGATCTTCAGCACGATCTACTCCTATAATTTGCGAGATTTTTTGGACTTACTGCTGGCCCAACCCGTCAGCCGCAAAGGGGTTTTCCTGGGACAGTATCTTGGGGTTTCCAGTGCGCTGGCCTTGGCCTATCTGGTGGGTACGGGGCTGCCCCTGATCTTAAGTGGTTTGACCGAGCCCTTGGCCTGGATTCTGGCCATTGGGGTGCTCTTAAATTATATTTTTTCAGGTTTTGCCTTTCTGGCAGTCAATTGGCAGAGTGATCGCGTCAAAGGCATGGCCTCTGCCCTTTTTATCTGGTTTTATACAGCCATTCTCTTTGATGCGCTTGTACTGTTTGGCTTGGTCGCTTTCCAAGATTATCCACTTGAAAAACC
This DNA window, taken from bacterium (Candidatus Blackallbacteria) CG13_big_fil_rev_8_21_14_2_50_49_14, encodes the following:
- a CDS encoding nitrous oxide reductase family maturation protein NosD, with protein sequence MLLTLPRCFLIWRKRNWRLTMEIPRQAGLAIILILGLYSLPAQSKVLEAGQGQTYPRLRQALAIAQPGDEIRLHAGTYFENELEINQPLKLSGIDFPVIDGGGKGNLLKITAPGVTVQGLTLRNSGFSHVHDLAAIRLEAADSIVQNNRIENAHFGIYLSAADRSKISGNQVNGKAWRESNSANAIHVWKSVDLILENNQVSGHRDGFYFEFVKNSLIQGNTSSGNLRYGLHFMFSDGNTYQRNTFSKNGAGVAVMYTRNIKMKENLFLDNWGPTSYGLLLKDINQSEIEDNRFEHNTVGIHMEGSSRLKIRHNQILNNGWAARVHANCNENQIEYNQFSGNAFDIATNGSDSSQTGNSFQHNFWDKYTGYDLNHDGVGDVPYHPVSIFSRLVEKVPPSLILLRSFLVQVMDLAEHVAPVLTPKTLVDPTPQMRRVK
- a CDS encoding ABC transporter permease produces the protein MLLNNKLLKYVLFDLLRSKVMLAYASLLFAMTFALASLSADRAQTAISLLNLVLLLVPLISLIFSTIYSYNLRDFLDLLLAQPVSRKGVFLGQYLGVSSALALAYLVGTGLPLILSGLTEPLAWILAIGVLLNYIFSGFAFLAVNWQSDRVKGMASALFIWFYTAILFDALVLFGLVAFQDYPLEKPALILSFLNPIDLARILVLLKLDISALMGYTGALYRNLFGSWWGLVLACAVLLIWAVLPVILAMRLFEKRDC
- a CDS encoding copper ABC transporter ATP-binding protein, giving the protein MIELKQISKRFGRFQALDRVSLKAAPGEVLAIMGPNGSGKSTLMKSLVGLVLPDSGEIRFKDRLIQSKSSWRHHLGYMPQIARYPENLTVAELMALIKDLRSLEESLDLDLFHALGIEEMEEKKLGALSGGMRQKVNATLAFLFAPDLLVLDEPTASLDPLSSETLKQKILKQKQVGKSVLLSSHLITEVEELADRLVYLLEGKICFDDSLESLRAQTGQNRLGAALAEWVRVHATQ